The proteins below come from a single Rhizobium rhizoryzae genomic window:
- a CDS encoding flagellar biosynthesis protein FlhA, with translation MNLTTITQALMKRTEILFSVFFLVVVAMMVLPLPTFLIDLMIGFNLSFAFIILITTIYLRTALDISTFPALILIGTVFRLAITISTTRLILAEGYAGEIITAFGNFVVSGNVVVGLVVFLIVALVQFIVVTKGAERIAEVSARFTLDAMPGKQLAIDSDLRNGHITAQKALKRREQLELESQFFGAMDGALRFVKGDAIASLVVVAVNLIGGLSIGMFQRGMSFSESAHHYSLLTIGEGLVSQIPSMLMAIAAGTVVTRVSSEDAVSLGSDIGRQLSQDSRALGVAGAMTFSMGFVPGFPALVLWPLGLLLGAGAYWVARPKKAGAPRAEPRAVAMERKELDRARFGDPIVVTVSEATLQRLDRANFASILEARISSMAHVVGVAVTVPTFNPDPRIADHIVHIQVENVPVGVLTIEPDADLDLMAFSLCRIVRRHVGPTFSVEDVMQWLTSVEQRLGRLAVEVRENVPQIVLVKVARQLLTSGVTLSQPRAVLEVILERTDLYSNPEQLAEAAREAIGSQVAYGMLDYRGVLPLIPFESQWVDALDRYFASYSSQSKFEAEADLEAMCRSLPDRLLKLNESGIEPVGLIAREHRSATQFYLSRHRILLPLISEDEIPADISCEMLEPITLVRREDAQSEMV, from the coding sequence ATGAACCTTACAACCATCACGCAGGCTTTGATGAAGAGAACCGAGATTTTATTCTCGGTGTTCTTCCTCGTGGTTGTGGCCATGATGGTTTTGCCGCTGCCCACGTTCCTGATCGATCTGATGATCGGCTTCAATCTCTCCTTCGCATTCATCATTCTCATTACAACGATTTACCTTCGCACAGCGCTGGATATTTCGACATTTCCAGCCTTGATCCTGATCGGAACCGTATTTCGTCTGGCCATTACGATCTCCACGACACGTCTTATCCTCGCCGAAGGTTATGCCGGCGAGATCATCACGGCATTCGGAAATTTCGTCGTTTCCGGCAACGTGGTGGTTGGCCTTGTCGTCTTCCTGATTGTGGCACTTGTGCAGTTTATCGTGGTCACGAAAGGTGCGGAGCGCATTGCCGAAGTCAGCGCCAGATTTACGCTCGATGCAATGCCGGGAAAGCAGCTGGCCATCGACAGCGATCTTCGCAATGGGCACATTACGGCGCAGAAGGCGCTGAAGCGCCGTGAGCAGCTTGAATTGGAGAGCCAGTTTTTCGGCGCGATGGATGGCGCGCTGCGCTTCGTCAAGGGAGATGCAATCGCGTCGCTGGTCGTCGTTGCTGTCAACCTGATCGGCGGACTTTCGATCGGTATGTTCCAACGCGGCATGTCATTCTCCGAGTCTGCCCATCACTACTCCTTGCTGACAATCGGTGAAGGTCTGGTATCGCAAATACCCTCGATGCTCATGGCAATCGCCGCAGGCACGGTTGTGACCCGTGTTTCTTCCGAAGATGCCGTCAGCCTGGGTTCGGATATCGGAAGACAACTCTCTCAGGATTCGCGCGCTCTGGGCGTAGCCGGCGCAATGACCTTTTCGATGGGTTTTGTTCCCGGCTTTCCGGCGCTCGTGCTTTGGCCGCTCGGCCTCCTGCTTGGAGCTGGCGCCTACTGGGTCGCGCGACCAAAAAAAGCCGGTGCGCCAAGAGCAGAGCCACGCGCCGTAGCCATGGAACGCAAGGAGCTCGATCGCGCCCGTTTCGGCGACCCTATCGTCGTGACGGTTTCGGAAGCAACCCTGCAGCGGCTGGATAGAGCCAATTTCGCCTCCATCCTCGAAGCGCGGATCTCGTCCATGGCACATGTTGTCGGTGTCGCGGTAACGGTTCCAACATTCAATCCTGATCCACGCATCGCTGACCACATTGTTCACATTCAGGTTGAAAACGTCCCTGTCGGCGTGCTCACCATCGAGCCAGATGCAGATCTCGATCTGATGGCATTTTCCCTATGCAGGATCGTGCGTCGGCATGTGGGTCCCACCTTCAGCGTCGAAGATGTCATGCAATGGTTGACCAGCGTCGAGCAGCGTCTGGGTCGGCTGGCGGTAGAAGTGCGGGAGAATGTGCCGCAGATCGTTCTTGTAAAAGTCGCCCGGCAGCTACTTACCTCGGGTGTAACGCTATCTCAGCCGCGCGCCGTTCTGGAGGTCATCCTTGAGCGGACAGATCTGTATTCGAATCCCGAACAACTGGCAGAAGCGGCCCGTGAGGCCATCGGCAGCCAGGTTGCCTATGGCATGCTCGACTATCGCGGCGTTCTTCCGCTCATTCCTTTCGAGTCGCAGTGGGTGGACGCGCTTGATCGATATTTCGCTTCCTATTCGTCACAATCGAAATTCGAAGCCGAGGCAGACCTTGAAGCCATGTGCCGATCTCTTCCGGATCGGCTTCTGAAACTGAATGAAAGTGGGATCGAGCCGGTGGGTCTCATTGCACGCGAGCACAGGTCAGCGACGCAGTTTTATTTGTCTCGCCATCGGATACTCCTTCCTTTGATTTCCGAGGATGAAATACCGGCCGACATCTCGTGCGAAATGTTGGAACCGATAACGCTCGTCCGCAGAGAAGATGCGCAATCGGAAATGGTATAA
- a CDS encoding pectate lyase produces the protein MASEITGMLQQLVQVLSKLISMLSSMFGGGQGNGGAGGGSGSGGAGGGQGSGGAGGGHGSGGAGGGQGSGGAGGGQGSGGAGGGHGSGGAGGGHGSGGAGGGQGSGGAGGGQGSGGAGGGHGSGGAGGGHGSGGAGGGHGSGGAGGGHGSGGAGGGQGSGGAGGGQGSGGAGGGQGSGGAGGGQGSGGAGGGQGSGGAGGGQGSGGAGGSTRSNEPEDTTNKGKVNVVDKTIVVDGTEFDGKGATYTASSKLGDGGQGEGQQPIFILKNGATLKNVTIGDNGADGIHVYGGATLKNVHWKDVGEDALTVKSPGDLNVIGGSASQAADKVFQVNADSNIYIKDFKADGFQTFVRTNGGQPITSNVTIEGGEFTNGKTLFRTDSKTSEVNFVGEMSVQEVATKVRYLDQKEAF, from the coding sequence ATGGCGAGCGAAATCACCGGCATGCTTCAGCAATTGGTCCAAGTTCTCTCCAAATTGATCTCGATGCTATCTTCCATGTTTGGCGGCGGTCAGGGCAACGGTGGTGCCGGCGGAGGAAGCGGTAGCGGCGGTGCTGGTGGTGGCCAAGGCAGTGGCGGTGCTGGCGGTGGACATGGCAGCGGTGGTGCCGGTGGTGGCCAAGGCAGTGGCGGTGCCGGTGGTGGCCAGGGCAGTGGCGGTGCTGGCGGTGGACATGGCAGTGGCGGTGCTGGCGGTGGACATGGCAGTGGCGGTGCCGGTGGTGGCCAAGGCAGTGGCGGTGCCGGTGGTGGCCAGGGCAGTGGCGGTGCTGGCGGTGGACATGGCAGCGGCGGTGCTGGCGGTGGACATGGCAGCGGCGGTGCTGGCGGTGGACATGGCAGCGGCGGTGCCGGTGGTGGACATGGCAGCGGCGGTGCCGGTGGTGGCCAGGGCAGCGGTGGTGCCGGTGGTGGCCAGGGCAGCGGTGGTGCCGGTGGTGGCCAGGGCAGCGGTGGCGCCGGTGGTGGCCAGGGCAGCGGCGGTGCCGGTGGTGGCCAGGGCAGCGGTGGCGCCGGTGGTGGCCAGGGCAGCGGCGGTGCCGGTGGATCAACACGCAGCAATGAGCCTGAAGACACGACCAATAAGGGGAAGGTCAACGTCGTCGACAAAACAATCGTTGTCGATGGGACCGAGTTCGACGGAAAGGGCGCAACTTATACGGCCTCTTCAAAGCTCGGGGATGGTGGCCAAGGTGAAGGACAGCAACCGATTTTCATTCTTAAGAATGGTGCGACGCTGAAAAACGTTACCATTGGCGACAATGGAGCAGATGGTATCCATGTGTACGGTGGAGCGACCTTGAAGAACGTCCACTGGAAGGATGTCGGAGAAGACGCACTGACTGTGAAATCACCTGGTGATCTCAATGTCATCGGCGGATCCGCCTCCCAGGCAGCGGACAAGGTCTTCCAGGTCAATGCCGACTCGAACATCTACATCAAGGATTTCAAGGCTGACGGTTTCCAGACCTTCGTTCGCACCAACGGCGGCCAACCAATCACATCGAATGTCACGATCGAAGGCGGTGAATTCACCAACGGAAAAACTCTGTTCCGCACGGACAGCAAGACATCCGAGGTGAACTTCGTCGGTGAAATGAGCGTTCAGGAAGTGGCGACTAAGGTCCGTTATCTGGACCAAAAGGAAGCGTTCTGA
- a CDS encoding EscU/YscU/HrcU family type III secretion system export apparatus switch protein: MSKNDDTEEKQLPPSQIKLNRLKREGQVAHSKDVPAAASVIVISGFLILAHSWIYQSASSFFDFPLTILPEHTIIVPKDRLAATLYAAADQVSNLIMAPLLLGLAAALVSAIIDGEGLLMSMKNMAFNLGKLNPAQGLKNIFSLSSLSEFLKGLVKCIVMLITGAATLLYFMNALFWAPLCGVAECALGLSASVTNTLMVIIAIILVVTAGFDIRISRALFRHEHRMTKTEAKREQKEMYGSPEVRSARHRIGAEIRSGPPSKVTPDKK, encoded by the coding sequence TTGTCGAAAAATGACGATACCGAAGAGAAGCAGTTACCGCCCAGCCAGATCAAGCTGAACAGGCTGAAGCGGGAGGGTCAGGTTGCTCATTCGAAAGATGTGCCAGCCGCTGCCTCCGTTATCGTGATCAGCGGCTTCCTGATTTTGGCACATAGCTGGATCTATCAAAGTGCAAGCAGCTTCTTCGATTTCCCGCTGACAATTCTGCCTGAGCATACCATCATCGTGCCGAAAGACCGATTGGCCGCGACGCTTTATGCTGCTGCCGATCAGGTTTCAAACCTGATCATGGCTCCCTTGCTCCTGGGTCTGGCTGCTGCCCTTGTGTCTGCGATCATTGATGGGGAAGGGCTGCTCATGTCGATGAAAAACATGGCTTTCAATCTCGGCAAGTTGAATCCTGCACAGGGGCTGAAAAACATCTTCTCCCTGTCGAGCCTCTCTGAGTTTCTGAAAGGTCTCGTTAAGTGTATCGTTATGCTGATTACAGGAGCGGCCACACTACTTTATTTCATGAATGCACTATTTTGGGCACCCTTATGCGGCGTTGCTGAATGTGCTCTCGGTCTTTCTGCAAGTGTCACAAATACGCTGATGGTGATCATCGCCATCATTCTGGTTGTCACGGCAGGTTTCGACATCAGGATATCGCGGGCGCTGTTTCGCCATGAGCATCGGATGACAAAGACCGAAGCGAAGCGAGAACAGAAGGAAATGTATGGCAGTCCGGAGGTCCGGTCAGCCCGTCATCGCATTGGTGCCGAAATCAGATCCGGCCCGCCGTCCAAGGTAACACCCGATAAGAAGTGA
- a CDS encoding EscT/YscT/HrcT family type III secretion system export apparatus protein: protein MATALLLSGSRALGIFAIFPIFTLFNITGIVRFGAALGLSAPVILVTHAQLQIESISYADIALLSAKEFCFGVLLGAGLGIPFWAAQAAGDMTDVYRGANQANIFDQVNALETTTLGSVLLALSLMLFVSAGGLYDMISIFYRSFVFWPVLEVSPKIEIEPLTVVVEIFVTLFKVGAVLASPYMIVAFAVELSFSYIGRAAKQLPLNDALPVFKNVAVLAVFTVYTVFIGHYVEDTWTKGFGQIIKIMQVEIVEK from the coding sequence TTGGCGACCGCCCTGTTGCTAAGCGGATCGCGTGCGTTGGGAATTTTCGCGATCTTCCCAATCTTTACACTTTTCAACATCACCGGGATCGTTCGATTTGGTGCGGCCCTCGGGCTTTCTGCGCCAGTGATCCTCGTGACCCATGCGCAGTTGCAGATCGAATCCATCAGTTACGCCGATATAGCGTTACTGTCCGCAAAGGAGTTCTGTTTCGGTGTCTTGCTGGGAGCTGGGCTCGGCATACCCTTTTGGGCTGCCCAGGCTGCGGGCGATATGACGGATGTCTACCGAGGTGCCAACCAGGCGAACATATTTGACCAAGTCAATGCCTTGGAAACAACGACCCTTGGATCCGTGCTCCTGGCCCTCTCTTTGATGCTCTTTGTCAGTGCAGGCGGTCTCTATGATATGATATCGATTTTTTACCGGTCCTTTGTCTTCTGGCCGGTTCTGGAGGTTTCACCGAAAATAGAGATTGAGCCACTGACGGTGGTGGTGGAAATCTTCGTTACGCTGTTCAAGGTCGGAGCGGTTCTCGCGTCTCCTTACATGATCGTGGCATTCGCAGTCGAACTGTCATTTTCCTATATCGGCCGCGCGGCCAAGCAACTGCCGCTCAATGATGCACTTCCAGTTTTCAAGAATGTAGCAGTACTTGCTGTCTTTACAGTCTATACAGTGTTCATTGGGCACTATGTTGAAGATACGTGGACAAAAGGTTTCGGCCAGATCATCAAGATAATGCAGGTGGAAATTGTCGAAAAATGA
- a CDS encoding flagellar biosynthetic protein FliQ, with protein sequence MDPNLVISEINAASMATFIFAGPLLIAAAIIGLLIAVFQAATQIQEQTISQIVKILVLSAGLVASGGALVSPLVQHAEHILNDFPDMVR encoded by the coding sequence ATGGATCCGAACCTCGTCATCAGCGAAATCAATGCGGCATCCATGGCGACCTTCATATTTGCTGGTCCCTTGCTGATCGCAGCAGCCATTATCGGGCTCTTGATTGCCGTATTTCAGGCGGCGACGCAGATTCAGGAGCAGACCATTTCGCAGATCGTGAAAATTCTCGTTCTATCTGCCGGTCTGGTTGCAAGTGGCGGGGCGCTTGTTTCTCCTCTGGTTCAACATGCAGAACATATCCTGAATGATTTTCCGGATATGGTTCGCTAA